The Bombus fervidus isolate BK054 chromosome 3, iyBomFerv1, whole genome shotgun sequence genome includes a window with the following:
- the Ip3k1 gene encoding inositol-trisphosphate 3-kinase-like protein isoform X2 codes for MSGFCKLTSTRFFWLQPSSKEQTRLNHNSNHKEHRRQKDASSSSTYSAFRQWRRGTSMGSNRSNSVGSSSTGALAKLPNDVATIQKIEQFPLVLSDATMPEEDLSLKFLALNALDLTAPASDVLLKNRLKSWFQLSGHPDGFAPAGPGTVWKRKTGGAENTERIVYEALSKDKELRDCIPRYYREVEYKGDTFIELQDLLFGFNDPHVMDIKMGTRTFLESEVSKTTARPDLYQKMIAVDPNAPTKQEHEQRAVTKLRYMQFREQQSSTCSHGFRIEAMKLPGGPPITDLKKVKSHQEVLETMNLFLGTSENTREKLLARLKNLRSKIEMSEYFKTHEIIGSSIFMIYDDDKVGVWLIDFAKTRGLPNGHRVTHRKPWEQGNHEEGFLFGLDNLISTIEEVNLPNA; via the exons ATTTTTTTGGTTACAGCCTTCGAGCAAAGAGCAAACACGGCTGAATCATAATTCGAACCACAAGGAACATCGAAGGCAAAAGGATGCTTCGTCGAGCAGCACTTATAGCGCCTTCCGTCAATGGCGAAGGGGCACGTCTATGGGCTCAAATCGGTCCAACAGTGTTGGGTCTAGCTCGACCGGAGCCCTTGCCAAATTGCCTAATGATGTAGCGACCATACAAAAAATAGAACAGTTTCCATTGGTCCTTTCCGATGCCACTATGCCAGAAGAGGATCTTTCGTTGAAGTTTTTAGCGCTG AACGCCTTGGATTTAACAGCCCCAGCCAGTGACGTTCTATTGAAGAATAGATTAAAATCTTGGTTTCAATTGTCCGGGCATCCGGATGGTTTTGCTCCCGCTGGGCCTGGAACAGTTTGGAAGAGAAAAACTGGAGGAGCAGAAAATACAGAAAGAATTGTTTACGAAGCTCTTAGCAAAGACAAGGAACTACGGGATTGCATTCCAAG ATACTATCGTGAAGTGGAATACAAGGGTGACACGTTCATAGAGCTACAGGATTTACTATTTGGTTTCAACGATCCGCACGTAATGGATATAAAGATGGGCACGAGAACGTTCCTCGAATCGGAAGTGTCGAAGACGACCGCTAGACCTGATCTATATCAAAAGATGATCGCCGTTGATCCAAATGCTCCGACCAAGCAAGAACACGAGCAACGTGCCGTGACTAAATTGCGGTACATGCAGTTCCGTGAGCAACAGAGCTCGACCTGTAGTCACGGATTTAGAATCGAGGCTATGAAATTACCCGGTGGTCCGCCGATCACCGACCTAAAGAAAGTAAAGTCACACCAGGAAGTGCTCGAAACTATGAATCTGTTTCTTGGAACAAGCGAAAACACTCGCGAAAAACTGCTCGCACGGTTGAAAAATCTTCGTTCAAAGATCGAGATGTCTGAATACTTCAAAACTCACGAA ATAATTGGTAGTAGTATTTTTATGATCTACGACGATGATAAAGTTGGCGTTTGGTTGATCGATTTTGCTAAAACACGAGGATTGCCAAATGGACATAGAGTAACACACAGGAAACCATGGGAACAAGGCAACCACGAAGAAGGATTTTTATTTGGTCTCGATAATCTTATTTCCACGATAGAAGAAGTGAATCTTCCAAACGCGTAA
- the Ip3k1 gene encoding inositol-trisphosphate 3-kinase-like protein isoform X1 translates to MSSSVCHAPLPARMEAFTTRLCLRAADQYERLLQAHFNKPSSKEQTRLNHNSNHKEHRRQKDASSSSTYSAFRQWRRGTSMGSNRSNSVGSSSTGALAKLPNDVATIQKIEQFPLVLSDATMPEEDLSLKFLALNALDLTAPASDVLLKNRLKSWFQLSGHPDGFAPAGPGTVWKRKTGGAENTERIVYEALSKDKELRDCIPRYYREVEYKGDTFIELQDLLFGFNDPHVMDIKMGTRTFLESEVSKTTARPDLYQKMIAVDPNAPTKQEHEQRAVTKLRYMQFREQQSSTCSHGFRIEAMKLPGGPPITDLKKVKSHQEVLETMNLFLGTSENTREKLLARLKNLRSKIEMSEYFKTHEIIGSSIFMIYDDDKVGVWLIDFAKTRGLPNGHRVTHRKPWEQGNHEEGFLFGLDNLISTIEEVNLPNA, encoded by the exons CCTTCGAGCAAAGAGCAAACACGGCTGAATCATAATTCGAACCACAAGGAACATCGAAGGCAAAAGGATGCTTCGTCGAGCAGCACTTATAGCGCCTTCCGTCAATGGCGAAGGGGCACGTCTATGGGCTCAAATCGGTCCAACAGTGTTGGGTCTAGCTCGACCGGAGCCCTTGCCAAATTGCCTAATGATGTAGCGACCATACAAAAAATAGAACAGTTTCCATTGGTCCTTTCCGATGCCACTATGCCAGAAGAGGATCTTTCGTTGAAGTTTTTAGCGCTG AACGCCTTGGATTTAACAGCCCCAGCCAGTGACGTTCTATTGAAGAATAGATTAAAATCTTGGTTTCAATTGTCCGGGCATCCGGATGGTTTTGCTCCCGCTGGGCCTGGAACAGTTTGGAAGAGAAAAACTGGAGGAGCAGAAAATACAGAAAGAATTGTTTACGAAGCTCTTAGCAAAGACAAGGAACTACGGGATTGCATTCCAAG ATACTATCGTGAAGTGGAATACAAGGGTGACACGTTCATAGAGCTACAGGATTTACTATTTGGTTTCAACGATCCGCACGTAATGGATATAAAGATGGGCACGAGAACGTTCCTCGAATCGGAAGTGTCGAAGACGACCGCTAGACCTGATCTATATCAAAAGATGATCGCCGTTGATCCAAATGCTCCGACCAAGCAAGAACACGAGCAACGTGCCGTGACTAAATTGCGGTACATGCAGTTCCGTGAGCAACAGAGCTCGACCTGTAGTCACGGATTTAGAATCGAGGCTATGAAATTACCCGGTGGTCCGCCGATCACCGACCTAAAGAAAGTAAAGTCACACCAGGAAGTGCTCGAAACTATGAATCTGTTTCTTGGAACAAGCGAAAACACTCGCGAAAAACTGCTCGCACGGTTGAAAAATCTTCGTTCAAAGATCGAGATGTCTGAATACTTCAAAACTCACGAA ATAATTGGTAGTAGTATTTTTATGATCTACGACGATGATAAAGTTGGCGTTTGGTTGATCGATTTTGCTAAAACACGAGGATTGCCAAATGGACATAGAGTAACACACAGGAAACCATGGGAACAAGGCAACCACGAAGAAGGATTTTTATTTGGTCTCGATAATCTTATTTCCACGATAGAAGAAGTGAATCTTCCAAACGCGTAA